In a genomic window of Arachnia rubra:
- the grpE gene encoding nucleotide exchange factor GrpE — MSEDPTPDEVVEEAEAVVESAASALADGEPAAAEAKESKEVSEETPDWKIVAAERTADLQRLQAEYVNYKKRVDRDRALARQLGIEAVVADLMPVLDAIQLAKSHGDLDGGFKMVADELEKVAARHGLVAFGDVGDRFDPTRHEALMEVPLEEEVTVTTVSQVIQPGYQLRDRVIRPARVAVANPKQG, encoded by the coding sequence GTGAGCGAGGACCCCACCCCCGATGAGGTCGTGGAGGAGGCCGAGGCGGTTGTCGAGTCAGCCGCCTCGGCCCTCGCCGACGGTGAGCCTGCCGCGGCCGAGGCCAAGGAAAGCAAAGAGGTGAGTGAAGAGACACCCGACTGGAAGATCGTCGCAGCTGAGCGGACCGCCGATCTGCAGCGTCTCCAGGCTGAATACGTCAACTACAAGAAGCGTGTGGACCGCGACCGGGCGCTGGCCCGGCAGCTGGGAATCGAGGCCGTCGTGGCCGACCTGATGCCGGTGCTCGACGCGATTCAGCTGGCCAAGTCCCATGGGGACCTGGACGGCGGCTTCAAAATGGTGGCCGACGAGCTGGAGAAGGTGGCAGCCAGGCATGGTCTGGTCGCCTTCGGTGACGTCGGCGACCGTTTCGACCCAACCCGTCACGAGGCCCTGATGGAGGTGCCCCTGGAAGAGGAGGTCACCGTCACGACGGTCTCGCAGGTCATTCAGCCGGGATACCAGCTGCGTGACCGTGTGATCCGGCCGGCGCGCGTCGCTGTCGCCAATCCGAAGCAGGGCTGA
- the dnaJ gene encoding molecular chaperone DnaJ → MSTKDWIEKDYYKVLGVDKKASAEEIKKAFRKIARDNHPDANPGDKAAEARFKEASEANNVLSNPEKRKEYDEARSLFGGAGTRFGRSSTGEGTAGFEDLFRNAGGAQGGFGDLFGNLFGGGSSGGSRRSSQRGPRRGADIEGEANLTFEQAVEGSTVGMRTVSDEACSACRGTGAKPGTLPKVCPGCDGSGMRSSTAGGVFSMSEPCTDCRGRGLLVDEPCPACDGTGRGKSTNTVNVRIPAGVTDGQRIRIKGKGVAGQNGGAAGDLYVTVHVAPHKLFGQQGNNLTITVPVTFAEASLGADIQIPTLQGPKVKLRVPPNTPNGRTLRVRGKGVRRKDGTVGDLLVTIQVKVPEHLSDAAKNALQEYAEKAGQEDPRAALFGG, encoded by the coding sequence GTGAGCACCAAGGACTGGATAGAGAAGGACTACTACAAGGTTCTCGGCGTGGACAAGAAAGCCAGCGCCGAGGAGATCAAGAAGGCTTTCCGGAAGATCGCCCGGGACAACCATCCGGACGCCAACCCGGGGGACAAGGCCGCTGAGGCACGCTTCAAGGAGGCCTCCGAGGCCAACAACGTGCTCTCCAACCCGGAGAAACGCAAGGAATACGACGAGGCACGCAGTCTGTTCGGTGGTGCCGGGACGCGTTTCGGACGCAGCAGCACAGGCGAGGGCACAGCTGGTTTCGAGGACCTGTTCCGCAACGCGGGAGGGGCCCAGGGCGGCTTCGGAGACCTGTTTGGCAACCTCTTCGGCGGGGGCTCCTCAGGAGGGTCACGGCGTTCCTCCCAGCGTGGGCCGAGACGTGGCGCCGACATTGAGGGGGAGGCGAATCTCACCTTCGAGCAGGCTGTCGAGGGCAGCACCGTCGGGATGCGTACCGTCTCCGACGAGGCCTGCTCCGCCTGCCGTGGGACTGGGGCCAAGCCTGGGACGCTGCCGAAGGTGTGTCCCGGGTGTGACGGCTCTGGGATGCGCAGCTCCACCGCAGGCGGGGTGTTCTCGATGAGTGAGCCCTGCACCGACTGCCGTGGCCGCGGGCTGCTGGTTGACGAACCCTGCCCGGCATGTGATGGGACCGGTCGCGGCAAGTCCACGAACACCGTGAACGTCCGTATTCCCGCCGGGGTCACCGACGGGCAGCGGATCCGCATCAAGGGCAAGGGCGTGGCCGGCCAGAACGGTGGAGCTGCCGGTGATCTCTACGTCACCGTGCACGTCGCACCCCACAAGCTGTTCGGCCAGCAGGGCAACAACCTGACCATCACCGTACCTGTGACCTTCGCGGAGGCGTCGCTGGGAGCTGACATCCAGATCCCGACGCTCCAGGGCCCCAAGGTGAAGCTACGCGTGCCGCCGAACACACCCAACGGACGCACTCTCCGGGTGCGTGGGAAAGGCGTCAGGAGGAAGGACGGCACCGTCGGTGACCTGCTCGTCACCATCCAGGTGAAGGTTCCGGAGCACCTCAGTGATGCAGCCAAGAACGCGCTGCAGGAGTACGCCGAGAAGGCAGGCCAGGAAGACCCGCGGGCTGCGCTGTTTGGAGGCTGA
- a CDS encoding heat shock protein transcriptional repressor HspR, whose translation MAQNLPQAFDPEAPVFPVSVAAQLADMHPQTLRGYDRLGLVVPKRSRGRGRRYSLKDVAKLRHIQHLSQGEGINLEGIRRILALEEQIDSLSGQVERLSDALQRLGETQEAARIFTAEPSGAVHYGRFRVKPRLALPYR comes from the coding sequence ATGGCTCAGAACCTGCCCCAGGCGTTCGACCCCGAGGCGCCGGTCTTCCCGGTCTCGGTGGCGGCGCAGCTGGCCGACATGCACCCGCAGACCCTGCGCGGCTATGACCGGCTGGGGCTCGTCGTCCCGAAACGGTCGCGTGGGAGAGGGCGGCGCTACTCCCTGAAGGATGTCGCGAAACTCCGTCACATCCAGCATCTCAGCCAGGGTGAGGGCATCAACCTGGAGGGGATCCGGCGCATCCTGGCCCTGGAGGAGCAGATCGACTCGCTGAGCGGCCAGGTGGAGCGCCTGTCGGATGCCCTGCAGCGTCTCGGCGAGACCCAGGAGGCCGCCCGCATCTTCACGGCTGAACCTTCAGGTGCGGTTCACTACGGGCGGTTCCGGGTGAAGCCCCGTCTGGCGCTGCCATACCGCTGA
- a CDS encoding glycoside hydrolase family 13 protein, translating to MTDNHEWWRSAVIYQIYPRSFADSDGDGYGDLPGVISKLPYLKELGVDAVWLSPFYRSPMADAGYDVADYRQVDPLFGATADAHRLIEEAHALGLRVVIDLVPNHTSDAHEWFQAAIAAEPGAPERQRYLIRDGSGPSGELPPNNWRSLFGGEGWSRLQRPDGTPEQWYLHLFDTHQPDLDWNTEAVREGFDDILRHWLDLGVDGFRVDVAHSLIKANGLPDEDATIDRSYFNLGPMWDQDGVHDIYRRWRKVLEEYDGDRVLVAEAWVPDPERLARYVRSDEMHQAFNFDFLTSAWDAASYRKVITETMAANAAVGAPTTWVLSNHDVVRHATRLAREDPSDTGGIAATDPQPDAALGLRRARAATLMMLALPGSAYLYQGEELGLPEHTAVPDHLRQDPIWFRSGHQEVGRDGCRIPMPWVADAPGAGFSPNGQTWLPQPDSYAALAADQQVGVPGSTWTMYHDALRLRRESRLGAGELAWVNAGKDVVAFDNGPVRVLVNVAGVPVPLPDGEVLLASTDVADVLPADAAVWLRR from the coding sequence ATGACAGACAACCACGAGTGGTGGCGCTCCGCCGTCATCTACCAGATATATCCCCGCTCCTTCGCCGACAGCGACGGCGACGGCTACGGGGACCTGCCGGGCGTGATCTCGAAACTGCCCTACCTCAAGGAACTGGGCGTGGACGCGGTGTGGCTGAGCCCGTTCTACCGCTCCCCCATGGCCGACGCCGGCTACGACGTCGCCGACTACCGTCAGGTCGATCCGCTGTTCGGGGCCACTGCCGACGCCCACCGGCTGATCGAGGAGGCCCACGCGCTGGGCCTGCGGGTGGTCATCGACCTGGTGCCGAACCACACCTCGGACGCCCACGAATGGTTCCAGGCCGCGATCGCGGCCGAACCCGGCGCCCCGGAGCGGCAGCGCTACCTGATCCGCGACGGCAGTGGCCCCAGCGGTGAGCTGCCGCCGAACAACTGGCGGTCGCTGTTCGGCGGCGAGGGGTGGTCGCGGCTGCAGCGTCCGGACGGAACTCCTGAGCAGTGGTACCTGCACCTGTTCGACACCCACCAGCCTGACCTCGACTGGAACACCGAGGCCGTCCGGGAGGGCTTCGACGACATCCTGCGGCACTGGCTCGACCTGGGGGTGGACGGCTTCCGGGTGGACGTCGCACACTCGCTGATCAAGGCCAACGGCCTGCCTGATGAGGACGCGACGATCGACAGGAGCTACTTCAACCTGGGACCGATGTGGGACCAGGATGGTGTGCACGACATCTACCGCCGCTGGCGCAAGGTGCTGGAGGAGTACGACGGCGACCGGGTCCTGGTGGCCGAGGCCTGGGTCCCGGATCCGGAACGCCTGGCCCGTTACGTCCGGTCCGATGAGATGCACCAGGCGTTCAACTTCGACTTCCTGACCTCGGCGTGGGACGCAGCCAGTTACCGCAAGGTGATCACAGAGACGATGGCCGCCAACGCTGCCGTCGGCGCACCTACCACCTGGGTACTGAGCAACCACGACGTGGTGCGCCACGCCACCCGCCTGGCCCGCGAGGATCCCTCCGACACCGGGGGCATCGCCGCCACCGACCCGCAGCCCGATGCTGCCCTGGGGTTGCGGCGAGCCCGCGCGGCGACGCTCATGATGCTGGCGCTGCCCGGGTCGGCATACCTGTATCAGGGCGAGGAGCTGGGGCTGCCGGAGCACACCGCCGTCCCGGACCACCTGCGCCAGGACCCGATCTGGTTCCGCTCGGGGCATCAGGAGGTGGGACGGGACGGCTGCCGCATCCCCATGCCGTGGGTGGCGGATGCGCCCGGCGCGGGTTTCTCCCCGAACGGGCAGACCTGGCTGCCCCAGCCAGACTCCTACGCGGCCCTGGCCGCCGACCAGCAGGTCGGGGTGCCGGGGTCGACCTGGACGATGTACCACGACGCCCTGCGGCTGCGCCGCGAATCCAGACTGGGCGCAGGCGAGCTGGCCTGGGTGAATGCGGGCAAGGACGTCGTCGCCTTCGACAACGGACCGGTGCGGGTGCTGGTCAACGTGGCAGGAGTCCCGGTCCCGCTTCCGGATGGCGAAGTGCTGCTGGCGAGCACTGACGTCGCCGATGTGCTCCCGGCTGATGCCGCGGTCTGGCTCCGTCGCTGA
- a CDS encoding LacI family DNA-binding transcriptional regulator → MSTRPRMSDLAESAGVSISTVSRVLNGKPGIREDTRQAVLQAMTDLGYSREKLQQRSGVIGLVVPELSNPSFPAFAERLDAIFQTGHRTVITAAGPSGTNEATCIITLLDLGVDGVISISGAAADTEADLAPYLRLAEAGVPTVFINGHTTQLDSVFVNCSDAEAVTASVTHLRSLGHERIGLAVGPARFLPTQRKSSAFLGLGFSQDSIERTIFTAEGGRVAAGKLLDAGHTAIICGSDLMALGVIREAHSRGMRVPGDLSVIGFDDSPLMAFTDPPLTTVRQPVQAMCEAAVSGLVRAMDGNTPDGTELVFRPDLIIRQSTGPRT, encoded by the coding sequence ATGAGCACACGTCCGCGTATGTCAGACCTGGCCGAAAGCGCCGGAGTCTCCATCTCAACGGTCTCCCGGGTGCTCAACGGCAAACCCGGGATCCGGGAGGACACCCGCCAGGCTGTGCTGCAGGCGATGACCGATCTCGGCTACAGTCGTGAAAAATTGCAGCAACGCAGCGGAGTGATCGGGTTAGTCGTCCCAGAGCTGTCAAATCCCTCCTTCCCTGCCTTCGCAGAGCGCCTGGATGCGATTTTCCAGACCGGTCACCGCACGGTGATCACGGCCGCCGGGCCGTCAGGCACCAATGAGGCCACCTGCATCATTACCCTCCTGGACCTGGGGGTGGACGGAGTGATCTCCATCTCCGGCGCCGCAGCCGACACCGAGGCCGACCTCGCACCGTATCTGCGGCTGGCAGAGGCGGGTGTGCCGACGGTGTTCATCAACGGTCACACCACCCAGCTGGACTCCGTATTCGTGAACTGCTCCGACGCGGAGGCCGTCACCGCGTCCGTCACGCACCTGAGGTCGCTGGGGCATGAACGCATCGGACTGGCAGTCGGCCCGGCCCGTTTCCTGCCCACCCAGCGCAAGTCGTCGGCCTTCCTGGGCCTGGGATTCAGCCAGGACAGCATCGAGCGGACGATCTTCACCGCGGAGGGCGGACGGGTGGCGGCGGGTAAACTCCTGGATGCTGGACACACCGCCATCATCTGCGGCTCCGACCTGATGGCACTCGGCGTCATCCGCGAGGCCCACTCCCGCGGCATGAGGGTCCCCGGCGACCTGTCGGTCATCGGCTTCGACGACTCCCCGCTGATGGCGTTCACCGATCCCCCGCTGACCACCGTGCGCCAGCCCGTCCAGGCCATGTGCGAGGCGGCCGTCTCGGGGCTGGTGCGGGCAATGGACGGCAACACCCCCGACGGTACGGAACTGGTTTTCCGGCCCGACCTGATCATCCGTCAATCGACAGGACCCAGAACATGA
- a CDS encoding sugar ABC transporter substrate-binding protein → MRKSLLALAATGLAFALTACGSPSSGNNTSAGSSDSAKASGTLTLWADETRIEGFNAIGESFQKATGVKLEVVQKPTEDVRTDFIAQAPSGAGPDLIVGANDWVGSLVKNGVVAPVELGDKADGFSDAARKAFTSEGTLYGVPYAVENIALVRNNALAKETPATFDELIAQGKQLTPDHPVLIQQGDKGDAYHLYPVQSSFGAPLFKPDTTEIGMKGEAGEKFAAYIKKLTNEGVLSESIGGDQAKQAFLDGKSPYIITGPWWTGEFTKAGLDISVLPVPSAGGQPSAPFVGVQGVYLSSYSKNALLANQFLDYMAGDEAQKILQEKGGRLPALKSAAAAVTDPVLKGFEAAGESGQSLPAITGMDAVWSHWGSAELSILRGEDPVTTWQQMIANVEDALAKG, encoded by the coding sequence ATGCGTAAGAGCCTGCTTGCTCTCGCAGCCACTGGACTGGCTTTCGCCCTGACGGCTTGCGGTTCGCCGAGCAGTGGCAACAACACCTCCGCCGGCTCCTCCGACTCAGCGAAGGCCTCCGGGACCCTCACCCTCTGGGCTGACGAGACCCGCATCGAGGGCTTCAACGCCATTGGCGAGTCCTTCCAGAAGGCCACTGGGGTCAAACTGGAGGTGGTGCAGAAACCGACCGAAGACGTCCGGACGGATTTCATCGCCCAGGCTCCCTCCGGGGCCGGCCCCGATCTGATTGTCGGTGCGAATGACTGGGTCGGCAGCCTCGTCAAGAACGGCGTTGTTGCGCCCGTTGAGCTCGGCGACAAGGCGGACGGTTTCTCCGATGCGGCCAGGAAGGCCTTCACCAGCGAAGGGACCCTCTACGGCGTTCCCTACGCGGTCGAGAACATTGCCCTGGTGCGCAACAATGCCCTCGCCAAGGAGACCCCGGCCACCTTCGACGAGCTCATCGCCCAGGGCAAGCAGCTCACCCCGGATCACCCCGTGCTGATCCAGCAGGGCGACAAGGGCGACGCCTACCACCTGTACCCGGTGCAGAGCTCCTTCGGTGCCCCGCTGTTCAAGCCCGACACCACTGAGATCGGCATGAAGGGCGAGGCGGGCGAGAAGTTCGCCGCCTACATCAAGAAGCTCACCAACGAGGGCGTGCTGTCCGAGTCCATCGGTGGGGATCAGGCCAAGCAGGCCTTCCTCGACGGCAAGTCCCCCTACATCATCACCGGGCCCTGGTGGACCGGCGAGTTCACCAAGGCCGGGCTCGACATCTCGGTGCTGCCCGTGCCCTCCGCGGGCGGTCAGCCGTCCGCCCCGTTCGTCGGGGTGCAGGGCGTCTACCTGTCGTCGTACTCCAAGAACGCGCTGCTGGCCAACCAGTTCCTCGACTACATGGCCGGTGACGAGGCGCAGAAGATCCTGCAGGAAAAGGGTGGGCGCCTGCCCGCGCTGAAGTCCGCCGCGGCGGCCGTCACCGACCCGGTCCTCAAGGGCTTCGAGGCCGCCGGTGAGAGCGGCCAGTCCCTGCCCGCCATCACCGGCATGGACGCGGTCTGGAGCCACTGGGGTTCCGCTGAACTCAGCATCCTCCGCGGGGAGGATCCCGTGACCACCTGGCAGCAGATGATCGCCAACGTCGAGGACGCGCTCGCCAAGGGCTGA
- a CDS encoding ABC transporter permease subunit, producing the protein MTEKTDSAEPRLSHARDYTRPGFYAKLVLMALINAFGLYGIMVSVPRQQWLVLGFLAVTLLVADYVYFSKRAIPAKYLLPGLVFLLVYQVYVMGSTAWVAFTNYGDGHNDSKQAAITQILKASDRRVEGTSTYPVTVVEKDGELGFAVVRDGHAEAGTQNTPLAEVQGAVVAGTRVTEVPGWNVLSPADVQARQKDVLELRVNLSDDPTQGWLRTDNASFAYVAKSALTYDAAADTFTDPEGKVYHADESVGAFVASDGSQLTPGWRVFVGTKNFTEVFNDSRLTGPFLSIMAWTFAFAILSVLTTFALGLALAVIYNDKRVRGRTFYRAIFLLPYAFPAFLAALTWKGMLNREFGIINQLLGGADIAWLSDGNLAKLAILGVNLWLGFPYMFLVSTGALQAIPGELTEAAIMDGAGAWRRFRSVTLPILMVSLAPLLIASFAFNFNNFSLIYMLTGGGPNYSGAPVLIGETDILISMVYSIAFESGGKQYGLASALSLLIFVVVGVIAWLGFRQTRKLEEIM; encoded by the coding sequence ATGACAGAGAAAACCGACTCTGCAGAGCCGCGGTTGTCCCACGCCCGCGACTACACACGCCCCGGCTTCTACGCGAAGCTGGTTCTGATGGCCCTGATCAACGCCTTCGGGCTGTACGGCATCATGGTTTCGGTTCCCCGGCAGCAATGGCTCGTGCTGGGGTTCCTCGCTGTGACGCTTCTCGTCGCCGACTACGTCTACTTCTCCAAGCGGGCGATCCCCGCGAAGTACCTGCTGCCCGGCCTGGTTTTCCTGCTCGTCTACCAGGTTTACGTGATGGGTTCCACCGCCTGGGTGGCGTTCACCAACTACGGCGACGGCCACAACGACTCCAAGCAAGCTGCCATCACCCAGATCCTCAAGGCCTCTGACCGCAGGGTCGAGGGCACCTCAACCTATCCCGTGACCGTCGTCGAGAAGGACGGCGAACTGGGATTCGCGGTGGTGCGCGACGGCCACGCCGAGGCCGGAACCCAGAACACTCCTCTCGCTGAGGTGCAGGGAGCGGTTGTCGCCGGCACCAGGGTGACGGAGGTGCCCGGGTGGAATGTGCTGTCGCCGGCCGACGTGCAGGCACGGCAGAAGGATGTGCTGGAGTTGCGCGTCAACCTCAGTGACGACCCCACCCAGGGCTGGTTGCGCACCGACAACGCGTCCTTCGCCTATGTCGCGAAGTCGGCGTTGACCTACGACGCCGCGGCCGATACCTTCACCGATCCCGAAGGGAAGGTCTACCACGCCGACGAGTCCGTGGGAGCCTTCGTCGCCAGCGACGGGTCGCAGCTTACCCCGGGCTGGCGGGTGTTCGTCGGGACCAAGAACTTCACCGAGGTCTTCAACGACTCGCGGCTGACAGGACCATTCCTCAGCATCATGGCCTGGACCTTCGCCTTCGCGATCCTGTCCGTGCTCACCACATTCGCGCTCGGGCTTGCCCTCGCCGTGATCTACAACGACAAACGAGTCAGGGGACGCACCTTCTACCGCGCGATCTTCCTGCTGCCCTACGCCTTCCCCGCGTTCCTGGCGGCGCTGACCTGGAAGGGCATGCTCAACCGGGAGTTCGGGATCATCAACCAGCTCCTGGGTGGGGCCGACATCGCGTGGCTGTCCGACGGGAACCTGGCGAAACTCGCAATCCTGGGGGTCAACCTGTGGCTCGGATTCCCGTACATGTTCCTGGTCAGCACCGGTGCCCTGCAGGCCATCCCGGGTGAGCTGACCGAAGCGGCCATCATGGACGGGGCGGGAGCGTGGCGGAGGTTCCGCAGCGTCACGCTGCCGATTCTCATGGTCTCCCTCGCGCCGCTGCTGATAGCCAGTTTCGCGTTCAACTTCAACAACTTCTCGTTGATCTACATGCTCACCGGCGGCGGCCCGAACTATTCCGGTGCCCCGGTGCTGATCGGTGAGACCGACATCCTGATCTCGATGGTCTACTCCATCGCCTTCGAGTCGGGAGGCAAGCAGTACGGCCTGGCCTCGGCGTTGTCCCTGCTCATCTTCGTGGTGGTCGGGGTAATCGCCTGGCTCGGATTCCGGCAGACCCGCAAGCTCGAGGAGATCATGTGA
- a CDS encoding sugar ABC transporter permease, whose product MNDNVTLKGARWWKEVGWKHILAVILMLYCIFPLLYVLSASLNPGGTISGSSELFRNVSLENYATLFGTNFPRWMLQSFVVSTATAIGTVLMAASAAYAFSRYRFTGRRGGLTTLMLIQMFPQMLAFVAIFLLLLMLRDVYPVLGLNSALGLIAVYLGGALGGNTFLIYGFFNTIPRELDEAARIDGATHAQIFWGVIMRLVTPILVVVGLLSFVSSYGEFILARIVLQRPEDYTLAVGMYVWASDERNAPWSLFAAGAVVAAIPIILLFMYLQRYIVAGLTAGAVKG is encoded by the coding sequence ATGAACGACAACGTCACCCTCAAGGGCGCCCGCTGGTGGAAGGAAGTGGGCTGGAAACACATCCTCGCGGTGATCCTGATGCTCTACTGCATCTTCCCACTGCTCTACGTGCTGTCGGCCTCGCTCAACCCCGGGGGCACGATCAGCGGTTCCAGCGAACTGTTCCGCAACGTCTCACTGGAGAACTACGCCACACTGTTCGGCACCAACTTCCCGCGCTGGATGTTGCAGTCGTTCGTGGTCAGCACCGCGACCGCGATCGGGACGGTACTGATGGCCGCGTCGGCGGCCTACGCGTTCAGCCGCTACCGGTTCACGGGACGCCGAGGCGGCCTCACGACCCTGATGCTCATCCAGATGTTCCCGCAGATGCTGGCCTTCGTCGCGATCTTCCTGCTGCTGCTGATGCTGCGCGACGTCTACCCGGTGCTGGGACTCAACTCGGCTCTCGGGCTGATCGCCGTCTACCTGGGCGGGGCGCTGGGTGGCAACACGTTCCTGATCTACGGGTTCTTCAACACCATCCCGAGAGAGCTGGACGAGGCGGCCCGGATTGACGGCGCCACCCACGCCCAGATCTTCTGGGGGGTCATCATGCGGCTAGTCACCCCGATCCTCGTGGTCGTGGGCCTGCTGTCGTTCGTTAGCAGCTATGGCGAGTTCATCCTGGCCAGGATCGTGCTGCAGCGGCCCGAGGACTACACCCTGGCTGTCGGCATGTATGTGTGGGCTTCCGATGAACGCAACGCACCGTGGTCGCTGTTCGCGGCGGGGGCGGTGGTGGCGGCTATCCCGATCATCCTGCTGTTCATGTACCTGCAGAGGTACATCGTCGCCGGACTGACTGCGGGTGCCGTCAAGGGATGA